The Synechococcus sp. MU1643 genome contains a region encoding:
- the rlmB gene encoding 23S rRNA (guanosine(2251)-2'-O)-methyltransferase RlmB, which yields MSPRFERRSSGPSRDGRSGPGGSGGARSPGGRPPSGRASAGRSSMGRSDSGRPMPSNRRSDGGRSPYAKPGRDGGGYRERRAPRDGGWEQSRGGDRPNNRFGERSGDRPGNRFGDRFSERSGDRSGERFGDRPKERFGNRSRSFDRDQNASRSDFQNDRSGPGRFRDRNDRYGDRRRSGDERRQPSQRSRSRYDEGRSQRPEAASEAAAATPPADDLIWGRHATLAALEAGRPIHRIWCTAEMRSASKFLQLLRDAKASGVLVEEVTWARLGQITGGSVHQGIALQTAAAETLDLETLIEGCSDLGEPPLLVALDSVTDPHNLGAVVRSAEAMGAHGVVIPQRRSAGLTGSAAKVAAGALEHLPVARVVNLNRSLEKLKDAGYRVVGLAAEGDVTLTDVDLTGPLVLVTGSEDQGLSLMTRRHCDQLVRIPLRGITPSLNASVATALCVYEVARRNWMKDIHGQAPSPPIRRPKLAGAESPVEMADASETAAQVETAPEQRIDLDLNPSQPDAVLPFDQNIQLSP from the coding sequence ATGAGTCCTCGCTTTGAACGCCGCTCAAGCGGCCCATCCCGCGATGGCCGTTCGGGGCCAGGAGGGAGTGGGGGGGCTCGATCACCAGGAGGCAGGCCGCCCAGTGGACGCGCTTCCGCTGGCCGCTCCTCGATGGGGCGCTCGGATAGCGGTCGCCCCATGCCCAGCAACCGCCGTTCCGATGGCGGTCGTTCCCCCTATGCCAAGCCTGGACGTGACGGTGGCGGGTATCGCGAACGACGCGCGCCACGGGATGGAGGCTGGGAACAGTCGCGAGGCGGTGATCGACCCAATAATCGGTTTGGTGAGCGCTCTGGTGATCGACCCGGCAATCGGTTTGGTGATCGTTTCAGTGAGCGCTCTGGTGATCGATCTGGAGAACGCTTCGGTGATCGCCCGAAAGAGCGGTTCGGCAATCGCTCCCGTTCCTTCGACCGAGATCAGAACGCCTCCCGTTCGGACTTTCAAAACGACCGCTCAGGGCCTGGGCGTTTTCGCGATCGCAACGACCGCTACGGCGACCGCCGTCGCTCCGGGGATGAACGGCGCCAACCGTCCCAGCGCTCCAGATCTCGGTATGACGAGGGCCGTTCTCAGCGCCCGGAGGCAGCATCGGAGGCTGCAGCGGCCACACCCCCAGCGGACGATTTGATTTGGGGACGTCATGCCACCCTGGCCGCGTTGGAGGCCGGACGCCCCATCCATCGCATCTGGTGCACTGCCGAGATGCGCAGTGCCTCCAAATTTCTCCAGCTGCTTCGCGATGCCAAGGCTTCGGGCGTTCTCGTGGAAGAGGTGACCTGGGCTCGGCTGGGACAGATCACAGGTGGGTCCGTTCATCAGGGCATTGCCCTGCAGACGGCGGCGGCGGAAACCCTCGACCTCGAGACCCTTATCGAGGGCTGCTCGGATCTGGGGGAACCCCCTTTGTTGGTTGCCTTGGACAGTGTCACCGACCCCCACAACCTTGGGGCGGTTGTTCGTTCCGCTGAGGCCATGGGAGCCCACGGAGTGGTGATTCCCCAGCGCCGCAGCGCTGGCTTGACCGGTTCCGCCGCCAAGGTGGCCGCAGGAGCCCTGGAACACCTGCCGGTGGCACGCGTGGTGAACCTCAACCGCTCCTTGGAAAAGCTCAAAGACGCCGGCTACAGGGTGGTGGGTCTTGCCGCTGAAGGGGACGTGACCCTCACCGATGTCGACCTCACTGGGCCGCTGGTGCTGGTCACCGGATCTGAAGACCAGGGCCTGTCGCTGATGACCCGGCGCCATTGCGACCAGTTGGTTCGCATCCCGCTGCGGGGCATCACACCGAGCCTCAATGCCTCAGTTGCCACAGCTCTTTGCGTGTACGAAGTGGCGCGGCGCAACTGGATGAAGGACATTCATGGCCAAGCGCCGTCTCCGCCGATTCGGAGGCCCAAGCTTGCTGGTGCTGAATCGCCCGTTGAGATGGCAGATGCCTCTGAGACGGCTGCTCAGGTGGAGACAGCACCGGAACAGCGGATTGATCTGGATCTGAATCCATCTCAGCCGGATGCTGTCTTGCCGTTCGATCAGAACATCCAGCTATCTCCCTGA
- a CDS encoding DNA polymerase III subunit alpha produces the protein MAFVPLHNHSDYSLLDGASQLPAMVERAKQLGMPAIALTDHGVMYGAVELLKLCQGTGLKPIIGNEMYVINGSIDDPQPKKEKRYHLVVLAKNATGYRNLVKLTSISHLRGMRGRGIFSRACIDKELLKQHSEGLIIATACLGGEIAQAILRGRPDVALKVATWYQEVFGDDYYLEIQDHGSPEDRIVNVEIVKIAKELGIQIVATNDAHYLSKQDVEAHDALLCVLTGKLITDEKRLRYTGTEYIKTKEEMGFLFADHLEPEVVNEAIANTVKVAEKVEPYDILGRYQMPRFPIPEGHTPVSYLREVTEQGLRDRLELSPDAALPDDYAERMAHELKIMEQMGFPTYFLVVWDYIRFAREQHIPVGPGRGSAAGSLVAYCLGITNIDPITNCLLFERFLNPERKSMPDIDTDFCIERRSEVIDYVTERYGEDKVAQIITFNRMTSKAVLKDVARVLDIPYGDADRLAKLIPVVRGKPAKLKAMIGEESPNPEFREKYEADPTVKRWVDMAMRIEGTNKTFGVHAAGVVIAADPLDELVPLQRNNDGQVITQYFMEDVESMGLLKMDFLGLKNLTMIEKTLELVEVSSGTRVDPDKLPPQDEETFALLARGDLEGIFQLESSGMRQIVRDLKPSSLEDISSILALYRPGPLDAGLIPKFINRKHGREAIDFAHAILEPILSETYGIMVYQEQIMRIAQDLAGYSLGQADLLRRAMGKKKVSEMQKHRGIFVQGAGERGVDEKVADELFDQMVLFAEYCFNKSHSTAYGAVTYQTAYLKAHYPVAYMAALLTVNAGAADKVQRYISNCNAMGIEVMPPDVNASLIDFTPNGDRILFGLSAVRNLGDGAIRRLIAARDSDGPFRSLADLCDRIPSSVLNRRGLESLIHCGALDAMDPQANRAQLMADLDLLLDWASSRAKDRDSGQGNLFDLMAPVANNDGPADLSHAPKASPVPDYPPTEKLRLEKDLVGFYLSDHPLKQLTPSSKLLAPIGLGSLEEQPDKAKVSAVAMVAEMRQVTTRKGDRMAILQLEDLTGSCEAVVFPKSYARLADHLMSEARLLVWAGVDRRDERVQLIIDDCRAVDELNLLLVQLPSDQASDIAIQHKLRECLNQHRPERDELGVKVPVVAEVCHGDSVRYVRLGSQFCVKDVDAAIASLRTQSFEARSSDRLVLS, from the coding sequence ATGGCTTTCGTTCCTCTCCACAACCACAGCGACTACAGCCTTCTGGATGGTGCGTCGCAGTTGCCGGCCATGGTGGAGCGGGCGAAGCAGTTGGGCATGCCTGCCATCGCCCTGACCGATCACGGCGTGATGTACGGCGCGGTTGAGCTGCTGAAGCTCTGTCAGGGCACAGGTCTCAAGCCGATCATCGGCAATGAGATGTATGTGATCAACGGGTCCATCGACGACCCGCAACCCAAGAAGGAAAAGCGTTACCACCTTGTGGTGTTGGCGAAAAACGCCACCGGCTACCGCAATCTGGTGAAGCTCACCAGCATCAGCCACCTGCGGGGGATGCGTGGACGCGGAATCTTCTCCCGTGCCTGCATCGACAAGGAGCTGCTGAAGCAACACAGCGAAGGCCTGATCATCGCGACGGCCTGCCTCGGTGGCGAGATCGCCCAAGCGATTTTGCGTGGTCGCCCCGATGTGGCTCTCAAGGTGGCAACTTGGTACCAAGAGGTCTTCGGCGACGACTACTACCTCGAGATCCAGGACCACGGATCTCCGGAGGATCGGATCGTCAACGTTGAGATCGTCAAAATTGCCAAGGAACTTGGCATCCAGATCGTTGCTACCAACGATGCCCACTACTTGAGCAAGCAGGACGTTGAAGCCCACGACGCCTTGCTCTGCGTGCTCACCGGCAAGCTGATCACCGATGAGAAGCGGCTGCGTTACACCGGTACCGAATACATCAAAACCAAAGAGGAGATGGGTTTTCTCTTTGCGGATCACCTCGAGCCTGAGGTGGTTAACGAAGCGATCGCCAATACCGTGAAGGTGGCCGAGAAGGTGGAGCCCTACGACATCCTCGGGCGCTATCAAATGCCCCGTTTCCCGATTCCCGAGGGCCATACCCCCGTCAGCTACCTGAGGGAGGTGACGGAGCAGGGATTGCGGGATCGGCTCGAGCTCAGCCCGGATGCTGCCTTGCCCGATGACTATGCCGAGCGCATGGCCCATGAGCTCAAGATCATGGAGCAGATGGGATTCCCCACCTACTTCCTAGTGGTATGGGATTACATCCGCTTTGCCCGGGAACAGCACATTCCCGTCGGTCCGGGTCGTGGCTCCGCCGCAGGGTCGCTTGTTGCGTACTGCCTGGGGATCACCAACATTGATCCGATCACCAACTGCCTGCTGTTCGAGCGCTTTCTCAATCCGGAACGCAAGTCGATGCCTGATATCGACACCGACTTCTGCATTGAGCGTCGTAGCGAGGTGATCGACTACGTCACCGAGCGTTACGGCGAGGACAAGGTGGCGCAGATCATCACCTTCAACCGGATGACCTCCAAGGCGGTTTTGAAGGATGTGGCCCGGGTGCTCGACATTCCCTACGGCGATGCCGACCGTCTGGCGAAGTTGATCCCAGTGGTTCGCGGTAAGCCTGCCAAGCTCAAGGCAATGATCGGCGAGGAATCCCCCAACCCCGAGTTCCGCGAGAAGTACGAGGCGGATCCAACGGTGAAGCGTTGGGTGGATATGGCGATGCGGATTGAAGGCACCAACAAAACCTTCGGTGTTCACGCAGCTGGTGTGGTCATCGCCGCTGACCCCCTCGATGAACTGGTGCCGTTGCAGCGCAACAACGACGGTCAGGTGATCACGCAGTACTTCATGGAAGACGTGGAATCCATGGGTCTGTTGAAGATGGATTTCCTGGGGTTGAAAAACCTCACGATGATCGAAAAGACCCTCGAGTTGGTGGAGGTGAGCAGTGGAACCCGTGTCGACCCCGACAAACTGCCGCCTCAGGATGAAGAGACCTTTGCCCTTCTGGCGCGTGGTGATCTGGAGGGGATCTTCCAGTTGGAATCCAGCGGAATGCGGCAGATCGTGCGTGATCTCAAGCCGTCATCGCTGGAAGACATCTCCTCGATCCTTGCCCTTTACCGGCCGGGGCCCCTCGATGCCGGGTTGATTCCCAAATTCATCAACCGCAAGCATGGCCGTGAGGCGATCGATTTCGCTCACGCGATTTTGGAGCCGATCCTGTCCGAGACCTACGGGATCATGGTGTATCAGGAACAGATCATGCGCATCGCGCAGGATCTGGCTGGTTACTCCCTGGGTCAGGCAGATCTGCTTCGGCGAGCGATGGGCAAGAAAAAAGTGTCTGAGATGCAGAAGCACCGCGGCATCTTTGTCCAGGGTGCTGGAGAGCGTGGCGTTGATGAAAAGGTCGCCGACGAACTGTTCGATCAGATGGTTCTCTTCGCTGAATATTGCTTCAACAAGAGCCATTCCACGGCCTATGGCGCCGTCACGTATCAGACGGCTTACTTGAAAGCGCACTACCCGGTCGCCTACATGGCGGCCCTGCTCACGGTGAATGCCGGAGCCGCCGACAAGGTGCAGCGCTACATCTCCAATTGCAATGCAATGGGGATTGAGGTGATGCCCCCGGATGTGAATGCCTCGCTCATCGATTTCACCCCTAACGGCGATCGGATCCTGTTTGGACTTTCCGCCGTTCGCAACCTTGGTGATGGTGCGATCCGTCGATTGATCGCCGCCCGCGATAGCGACGGACCCTTCCGTTCCCTGGCTGATCTCTGCGACCGGATCCCGTCTTCAGTGCTTAATCGCCGTGGTCTGGAGTCGTTGATTCACTGCGGTGCCCTGGATGCCATGGATCCGCAGGCCAACCGTGCTCAGTTGATGGCTGATCTTGATCTTCTGCTCGACTGGGCCTCCTCACGGGCCAAAGACCGAGACAGCGGCCAGGGGAACCTCTTTGATCTGATGGCTCCTGTCGCCAATAACGATGGGCCGGCGGATCTCAGCCATGCACCCAAGGCTTCTCCGGTGCCGGACTATCCCCCAACCGAAAAGCTTCGTCTCGAAAAAGATCTGGTGGGCTTCTACCTGTCAGATCATCCGCTTAAGCAACTCACGCCCTCGTCGAAGTTGTTGGCACCTATCGGTCTGGGCTCTCTGGAAGAGCAGCCGGACAAAGCCAAAGTCAGTGCCGTTGCGATGGTGGCTGAAATGCGCCAAGTCACCACCCGTAAGGGCGATCGCATGGCGATCCTGCAGCTCGAGGATCTCACGGGAAGTTGCGAAGCCGTGGTGTTCCCCAAGAGCTACGCCCGCCTCGCGGACCATCTCATGTCTGAAGCACGCCTCTTGGTGTGGGCTGGAGTTGATCGCCGTGACGAGCGCGTGCAGCTGATCATTGACGACTGCCGCGCCGTTGATGAGCTCAATCTCTTGCTTGTTCAGCTCCCCTCCGATCAGGCCAGTGACATCGCCATTCAGCACAAGCTGAGGGAATGCCTGAACCAACATCGCCCCGAGCGGGATGAGCTGGGCGTAAAGGTGCCTGTTGTCGCCGAGGTCTGCCACGGCGACAGCGTTCGTTATGTGCGACTTGGCTCCCAGTTCTGCGTGAAAGATGTTGATGCAGCAATCGCATCGCTGCGTACCCAATCGTTTGAGGCCCGAAGCAGTGACCGTCTGGTGCTCTCCTGA
- a CDS encoding STAS domain-containing protein: protein MMPGGLDPISELQRLTVSLRGGFEQKNGCLVFHFTGQLDAYSEKQFLEYAADVLKANKLPSVLDLSKIDFLDSSGLGALVQLAKQCTDAKRSFLLVGNTRVMQTIKLVRLEQFLHLVEDLPTALNQLAA, encoded by the coding sequence ATGATGCCTGGGGGGCTTGATCCCATCAGCGAACTGCAGCGACTGACCGTCTCTCTCCGGGGCGGATTCGAACAGAAAAATGGTTGTCTGGTGTTTCATTTCACCGGTCAGCTTGATGCGTACTCCGAGAAGCAATTCTTGGAGTATGCGGCGGATGTTCTGAAGGCCAACAAACTTCCGTCTGTTCTCGATCTCAGCAAGATCGATTTCCTCGATTCATCCGGCCTTGGGGCGCTGGTGCAGCTGGCCAAGCAATGCACAGATGCCAAGCGGTCGTTTCTGCTTGTGGGCAACACCAGGGTCATGCAGACGATCAAGTTGGTGCGTCTTGAGCAGTTCCTTCATCTTGTGGAGGATCTGCCCACAGCCCTGAATCAGTTGGCCGCTTGA
- a CDS encoding PAM68 family protein, with amino-acid sequence MPEQRNALPFEPKGSGKVSKPASGTPRQEAIPRYVADRMARRVAVFAGLPSLAGMGVFVGSYFVVTRGIADIAPGLTLTGSGLFFLLGLVGLSVGVLTASWDPEPGSLLGFENFKPNVQRMKESIRAQKQQQKQEKS; translated from the coding sequence CCCCTTCGAGCCGAAAGGGTCTGGGAAGGTTAGTAAGCCTGCATCAGGGACGCCTCGGCAGGAAGCCATTCCTCGCTACGTGGCCGATCGGATGGCCCGTCGCGTGGCTGTATTTGCAGGACTCCCGTCCCTCGCTGGGATGGGAGTTTTTGTTGGCAGCTATTTCGTGGTCACTCGGGGCATTGCCGATATCGCTCCTGGACTAACGCTCACGGGTTCCGGTTTGTTTTTCCTCTTGGGCCTGGTGGGCCTCAGCGTCGGTGTGTTGACCGCCAGCTGGGATCCCGAACCGGGTTCCCTGCTCGGCTTCGAGAATTTCAAGCCGAACGTTCAGCGGATGAAGGAGTCGATTCGGGCCCAGAAGCAGCAGCAGAAGCAAGAAAAATCCTGA
- the gatA gene encoding Asp-tRNA(Asn)/Glu-tRNA(Gln) amidotransferase subunit GatA, with the protein MDRRDMTISAWRQQLQSGEVSSRELVDQHLKRLESSEPSLNAFVEVTAEKARDEALRIDEARAAGEELGPLAGLPLAIKDNLCTKGVRTTCSSRMLEQFVPPYESTVTERLWQAGGVLVGKTNLDEFAMGGSTETSAFGATKNPWNTAHVPGGSSGGSAAAVAAGSCVASLGSDTGGSIRQPASFCGVVGLKPTYGRVSRWGLVAFASSLDQVGPFAGSVADVAELLQVIAGPDPRDSTCLEASVPDFSTGLNQPIKGLKVGVIKECFDAEGLDAEVKASVQASAAQLEALGAELVEVSCPRFNDGIATYYVIAPSEASANLARYDGVKYGFRAEDAESLAAMTARSRAEGFGAEVQRRILIGTYALSAGYVDAYYKKAQQVRTLIRRDFDAAFQSVDVLLTPTAPSTAFKAGAHADDPLAMYLADLLTIPVNLAGLPAISVPCGFSAAGLPIGMQLIGNVLDEPRLLQVAHQYEQAAQVFASRPEASLVP; encoded by the coding sequence ATGGATCGCAGGGACATGACGATCAGCGCGTGGCGTCAGCAACTGCAGAGCGGCGAGGTTTCCTCCCGCGAGCTCGTTGATCAGCACCTCAAACGGCTCGAAAGTTCCGAGCCTTCTTTGAACGCTTTTGTTGAAGTCACGGCTGAGAAGGCCCGTGATGAGGCCCTGCGCATCGATGAAGCCAGGGCCGCCGGCGAGGAGCTTGGCCCCCTGGCGGGATTGCCCCTGGCGATCAAGGACAACCTCTGCACTAAGGGTGTTCGCACCACTTGCTCCAGCCGCATGCTCGAGCAGTTTGTGCCCCCCTACGAATCCACGGTCACGGAGCGGCTTTGGCAGGCCGGAGGTGTGTTGGTTGGCAAGACAAACCTTGATGAGTTCGCCATGGGCGGCTCAACCGAAACGTCCGCGTTTGGTGCCACAAAGAATCCCTGGAACACTGCCCATGTGCCGGGTGGAAGCTCCGGTGGCAGTGCAGCCGCCGTCGCTGCCGGCAGTTGCGTCGCTTCGCTTGGTTCCGACACCGGTGGATCCATCCGCCAACCGGCGTCGTTCTGTGGCGTGGTGGGCCTCAAACCCACCTACGGCCGCGTCAGCCGTTGGGGCCTGGTGGCCTTCGCCAGTTCCCTGGATCAAGTGGGTCCTTTCGCCGGCAGCGTTGCTGATGTGGCCGAACTGCTTCAGGTGATCGCCGGGCCCGACCCTCGCGATTCCACCTGTCTTGAAGCGTCGGTTCCAGACTTCAGCACCGGCCTCAACCAGCCCATCAAGGGCCTCAAGGTGGGGGTGATCAAGGAGTGCTTCGACGCCGAAGGCCTTGATGCAGAGGTGAAGGCATCGGTTCAGGCCTCTGCTGCTCAACTGGAGGCTCTTGGCGCTGAACTGGTGGAGGTGAGCTGCCCCCGGTTCAACGACGGCATCGCCACTTACTACGTGATCGCACCATCGGAGGCCTCGGCCAATTTGGCTCGATATGACGGGGTCAAATACGGCTTCCGTGCAGAAGACGCCGAGAGTCTTGCTGCGATGACGGCGCGAAGCCGTGCTGAAGGCTTTGGCGCTGAGGTGCAACGGCGAATCCTGATCGGCACGTATGCCCTTTCTGCCGGGTATGTCGATGCCTACTACAAAAAAGCGCAGCAGGTGCGCACCCTGATCCGGCGAGACTTTGATGCGGCCTTCCAGAGTGTGGATGTCCTGCTCACGCCAACAGCGCCGTCCACGGCCTTCAAGGCTGGCGCTCACGCCGATGACCCTCTGGCGATGTATTTGGCTGACCTGCTGACGATTCCGGTCAACTTGGCTGGACTTCCGGCCATCAGTGTTCCCTGTGGATTCAGTGCTGCGGGTCTGCCGATCGGGATGCAATTGATCGGCAATGTGTTGGATGAACCGCGTCTGCTTCAGGTGGCTCACCAGTACGAGCAGGCTGCGCAGGTGTTCGCATCTCGTCCGGAAGCTTCGCTGGTCCCCTGA
- the trpD gene encoding anthranilate phosphoribosyltransferase: MSSDPRSWSGCLDHLLQGNNLSSDGATALMRAWLAEELEPVQTGAFLAGLRAKGMVADELAAMAAVLREACPLPCAQPDLAMVDTCGTGGDGADTFNISTAVAFTAAACGVNVAKHGNRSASGKVGSADVLEGLGLNLKSPLNKVVEALPGTGVTFLFAPAWHPALVNLAPLRRTLGVRTVFNLLGPLVNPLQPQAQVLGVARPELLDPMAGALQQLGLSRAVVVHGAGGLDEASLAGPNALRLIESGGITTKEVSPEDLGLTRAGLDLLRGGDCAVNQQILQNVLQGQGSLAQTEVVAFNTALVLWAAGLQSDLPAAVAQALTVLNEGKAWDKLVALRDALSDGDGE; this comes from the coding sequence ATGTCCTCAGACCCGCGTTCCTGGTCCGGTTGCTTGGACCATCTGCTGCAGGGCAACAACCTCAGCTCCGATGGGGCCACTGCCCTGATGCGTGCCTGGCTAGCTGAAGAGCTCGAGCCCGTGCAGACCGGGGCGTTCCTGGCTGGACTGAGAGCCAAAGGGATGGTGGCCGATGAGCTGGCGGCCATGGCGGCTGTCCTACGCGAGGCCTGCCCCCTTCCCTGCGCCCAGCCCGATCTGGCCATGGTCGACACCTGCGGCACCGGTGGTGACGGTGCAGATACCTTCAATATCTCCACGGCGGTCGCCTTCACCGCCGCTGCTTGCGGGGTCAATGTGGCCAAGCATGGCAACCGCAGCGCCAGCGGCAAAGTGGGTTCAGCCGATGTGCTCGAGGGGCTCGGTCTCAACCTTAAGTCTCCGTTAAACAAAGTGGTGGAGGCTTTGCCGGGAACCGGTGTCACCTTCCTGTTCGCTCCCGCCTGGCATCCAGCTCTTGTGAATCTGGCGCCGCTGCGACGGACCCTGGGGGTTCGCACGGTGTTCAACCTGCTCGGCCCTCTGGTTAATCCGCTTCAGCCCCAGGCGCAGGTTCTTGGCGTGGCGCGTCCAGAGCTTCTCGACCCCATGGCGGGAGCTTTGCAGCAACTCGGCTTGAGCCGTGCCGTCGTGGTTCACGGCGCTGGGGGCCTCGATGAGGCTTCGTTGGCGGGTCCCAATGCCTTGCGTTTGATCGAATCCGGGGGCATCACCACAAAAGAGGTCTCCCCTGAAGACCTGGGTCTGACCCGTGCCGGTCTCGATCTGCTGCGCGGTGGTGACTGCGCGGTGAACCAGCAGATCCTTCAGAACGTTCTGCAGGGGCAGGGATCGCTGGCCCAGACCGAGGTGGTGGCCTTCAACACAGCACTGGTGCTCTGGGCTGCGGGGCTGCAAAGCGATCTGCCGGCTGCTGTTGCTCAGGCTCTGACTGTTCTCAATGAGGGCAAGGCCTGGGACAAGCTTGTCGCTCTGCGGGATGCCCTGTCCGACGGAGATGGAGAATGA
- a CDS encoding DUF1816 domain-containing protein, translating to MSPLIRPLRSLANGFGVAWWARVQTSGPDVTYWFGPFITRKGLESELASFLDDVKSEQPQSISHSLLRTRRSEPLTITAEG from the coding sequence ATGAGTCCCCTGATTCGGCCGCTGCGCAGCCTTGCCAATGGCTTTGGAGTCGCTTGGTGGGCTCGTGTTCAGACCTCAGGCCCTGATGTGACCTATTGGTTCGGTCCCTTCATCACGCGCAAGGGACTGGAGAGCGAGCTCGCTTCCTTCCTGGACGACGTCAAGTCGGAGCAACCCCAGTCGATCAGCCACTCCCTGCTGCGGACTCGGCGCTCTGAGCCCCTCACCATCACCGCTGAGGGCTGA
- a CDS encoding Mini-ribonuclease 3, whose product MSDWIKSQSPSDINEQLGPLQLAWIGDAVWELHQRLRHGARPGRSDQLHRAVVADVRADAQSRLLSWLEDRELLSSEELDLVRRGRNSAGRGPRRADAAVYGRATGFETMVGWLFLNNPARLAELFDHLEQAGSNP is encoded by the coding sequence TTGAGCGATTGGATTAAAAGCCAGTCTCCCAGCGACATCAACGAACAGCTGGGGCCATTGCAACTGGCTTGGATTGGAGATGCCGTGTGGGAGCTGCATCAACGGTTGCGCCATGGCGCGAGGCCTGGACGCTCTGATCAATTGCATCGGGCCGTTGTGGCCGATGTCCGTGCTGACGCCCAGTCCCGCTTGCTGAGCTGGCTGGAAGACCGTGAACTCCTCAGTTCAGAGGAACTCGATCTGGTTCGTCGTGGCCGCAACAGTGCCGGTCGGGGTCCAAGGCGCGCGGACGCTGCTGTTTATGGAAGGGCCACAGGGTTTGAGACAATGGTGGGCTGGCTGTTTCTGAACAATCCAGCCCGGCTTGCGGAGCTCTTCGATCACTTGGAGCAAGCCGGATCCAACCCATAA
- the carA gene encoding glutamine-hydrolyzing carbamoyl-phosphate synthase small subunit has protein sequence MTCGGPSMPDSPSDKAYLVLADGTVLTGVGFGHRGTTIGEVVFNTGMTGYQEVLTDPSYAGQLVSFTYPELGNTGVNADDQEADRPHARGVIARQLAPLPSNWRCEQPLESWMQSHQLVGISGLDTRALVRHLREVGAMNGVISSDGQPPAQLLELLKQAPSMQGLNLADRVTTREPYQWNQACSVGFDQRLQRRSDEPFRVVAIDFGIKRAILDRLVAHGCDVTVLPADTDLATVRSHRPDGVFLSNGPGDPAAVTHGIALAKMLLEESDLPLFGICLGHQILGLALGGETFKLSYGHRGLNHPCGTTGQVEITSQNHGFALSADSLDSDVIDVTHFNLNDRTVAAIAHRQKPVFGVQYHPEASPGPHDADHHFARFVTLMADRR, from the coding sequence ATGACCTGCGGCGGCCCTTCGATGCCCGATTCACCATCAGACAAGGCTTATCTCGTCCTTGCCGATGGCACGGTCCTCACCGGTGTTGGCTTCGGCCATCGCGGCACCACCATCGGTGAGGTGGTGTTCAACACCGGCATGACCGGTTACCAGGAGGTGCTTACAGACCCCTCCTATGCCGGACAGTTGGTGAGCTTCACCTATCCCGAACTCGGCAACACAGGGGTGAATGCTGACGATCAAGAAGCTGATCGCCCCCATGCCCGTGGCGTGATTGCCCGCCAACTGGCCCCATTGCCCAGCAACTGGCGCTGTGAACAGCCGCTTGAAAGCTGGATGCAGTCCCATCAGCTTGTAGGCATCAGCGGTTTGGACACCCGTGCCTTGGTGCGTCACCTGCGTGAGGTGGGGGCCATGAATGGCGTGATCAGCAGTGACGGCCAGCCCCCGGCGCAGTTGCTGGAGCTGCTGAAGCAGGCCCCGTCGATGCAGGGGCTGAACCTGGCGGACCGTGTCACCACCCGTGAGCCCTACCAGTGGAATCAGGCCTGCAGTGTTGGCTTCGATCAGCGTTTGCAGCGCCGCAGCGACGAGCCCTTCCGCGTTGTCGCCATCGATTTCGGCATCAAGCGCGCCATTCTCGATCGACTGGTCGCCCATGGCTGTGACGTCACGGTTCTGCCGGCAGACACGGATCTGGCCACGGTTCGCTCCCATCGCCCGGATGGTGTCTTTCTGTCCAACGGCCCTGGCGATCCAGCAGCGGTGACCCACGGGATTGCCCTGGCCAAGATGTTGCTGGAGGAATCCGATTTACCCCTGTTTGGCATCTGTCTGGGCCATCAGATCCTTGGTCTGGCCCTTGGCGGAGAGACGTTCAAGCTGTCCTATGGCCACCGCGGCCTGAACCATCCCTGTGGCACCACGGGCCAGGTTGAAATCACCAGTCAGAACCACGGCTTTGCCCTCTCCGCCGATTCCCTGGATTCAGACGTGATTGACGTCACCCACTTCAATCTGAACGACCGCACCGTGGCAGCAATTGCCCATCGTCAAAAGCCTGTTTTCGGGGTGCAATACCACCCGGAAGCGAGTCCGGGCCCCCATGACGCCGACCATCATTTCGCCCGCTTTGTGACGCTGATGGCCGATCGCCGTTGA